One window of Salminus brasiliensis chromosome 16, fSalBra1.hap2, whole genome shotgun sequence genomic DNA carries:
- the dclk1a gene encoding serine/threonine-protein kinase DCLK1a isoform X3, producing MLQYEVNGTPASQLSTPHSMKSPSPSPPSPGSLKKRKGSDQSGSSASLASTKVCSLDESEGPVSDAEPVEESTAPAVPASISDRYRVGRMIGDGNFAVVHECVEHSTGRAYALKIINKGKCRGKEQMIQNEVAILRRVKHPNIVLLIEEMDTYSELYLVMELVKGGDLFDAITSATRYTERDASGMLYNLANAIKYLHSLNIVHRDIKPENLLVYEHQDGSKSLKLGDFGLATVVDGPLYTVCGTPTYVAPEIIAETGYGLKVDIWAAGVITYILLCGFPPFRGSTEDQEALFDQILLGQLEFPLPYWDNVSDSAKELITSMLQVEVDQRYTALQVLEHPWVTNDGLSENEHQLSVAGKIKKHFNTGPKPSCTMPGVDVITLDHEFCIQRSGSLDFYQHPGMYWIRPPLLIRRGRFSDEDATRM from the exons GGCTCAGACCAGAGCGGCTCCTCTGCCTCGCTGGCCTCTACCAAGGTGTGCAGCCTGGACGAGAGCGAAGGGCCTGTCAGCGATG CTGAGCCAGTGGAGGAGAGCACAGCCCCTGCAGTCCCAGCTTCCATCTCCGACCGCTACAGGGTGGGCCGCATGATTGGTGATGGCAACTTCGCAGTAGTGCATGAATGTGTGGAACACTCCACAGGCCGAGCGTACGCCCTCAAAATCATCAACAAAGGCAAATGCAGAGGGAAG GagcaaatgatccagaacgAGGTCGCTATCCTGCGGCGAGTGAAGCACCCTAACATCGTCCTGCTGATTGAGGAGATGGACACCTACAGTGAGCTCTACCTAGTCATGGAGCTTGTCAAG GGAGGCGATCTCTTTGACGCTATTACCTCTGCTACCAGATACACTGAGAGAGATGCCAGCGGCATGCTTTATAACCTGGCCAATGCCATTAAGTATCTACACAGCCTTAACATTGTCCACAGAGACATCAAGCCAGAGAACCTTTTG GTCTATGAGCACCAGGATGGAAGCAAGTCTCTAAAGCTCGGAGACTTTGGCTTGGCGACAGTGGTGGACGGACCACTGTACACTGTCTGTGGAACACCTACATATGTAGCACCTGAAATCATTGCAGAGACTGG TTATGGCCTTAAGGTTGACATATGGGCAGCTGGAGTCATCACATACATCCTACTATGTGGCTTTCCACCATTTCGTGG GAGCACAGAGGACCAGGAAGCCCTGTTTGACCAGATTCTGCTCGGCCAGTTAGAATTCCCTCTCCCATACTGGGATAATGTGTCGGACTCAGCAAAG GAGCTGATCACGTCTATGCTGCAGGTGGAAGTGGATCAGAGATACACAGCTCTGCAGGTGCTAGAACATCCCTGGGTCACT AACGATGGCCTATCAGAGAATGAGCACCAGCTGTCAGTGGCAGGAAAGATCAAAAAGCACTTTAACACTGGCCCCAAGCCCAGCTGCACCATGCCGGGAGTGGATGTCATCACG CTTGACCATGAGTTTTGCATCCAAAGATCAGGGTCGTTGGACTTCTACCAGCATCCAGGCATGTACTGGATAAG ACCACCACTCTTGATAAGACGAGGCAGATTTTCAGACGAAGACGCCACCAGAATGTGA